The following proteins are encoded in a genomic region of Camarhynchus parvulus chromosome 4A, STF_HiC, whole genome shotgun sequence:
- the POF1B gene encoding LOW QUALITY PROTEIN: protein POF1B (The sequence of the model RefSeq protein was modified relative to this genomic sequence to represent the inferred CDS: inserted 1 base in 1 codon) — translation MFGAQQQLQPPALXPHLQPQQHHYYRRQQHYSTLPARRPCPEPPPCPEPPPCPEPPRPLPCLDPAPHPQQDGAVAYDRVRTYGPGCRRLSTSCSSRAASPLDCGHGCDPPQGTIRRIIIENPDQEPLSPFLRGASFSPGNNVIYEKTIRKYELLNPLQERQFPLCPPEPCPPPPVLQQCQQTQTGSPCELCPGPGSDECRGHPVRRGTAPPELVSCPQERPEQLDCRFFGELLAELHRKSNDLYSCLLQHVEKIGTRNHDIEFTCQTEDIEELIPKGLSEATKQQIRYLLQMRATSDKSLRLVLSTFKNLREELCHLQDDLGKLETDNVLLKKDLAFKDCQVKEYEAMLASLRENNRQQQQGLRDSTAKCRSLEEQLLSLRLSEGDKDCQLKELEYSKRALEQEIQSLKLQSCSSPTLQTTTDELSSRYVEMINNLREDKDREIRSLRSQLCQFQQDITRREGSNSDLQMRLHELTSLLEDKEAFIKQQQEELFRLKHDKFSGSQSPGVTAIITKKYRNQYPILGLLSDDYKVTSPVNKSQTIVIERTGEIWKHE, via the exons ATGTTCGGGgcgcagcagcagctgcagccgcCCGCGC CCCCGCACCTCCAGCCGCAGCAGCACCATTACTACCGGCGGCAGCAGCACTACAGCACCCTGCCCGCCCGCCGGCCCTGCCCCGAGCCCCCGCCGTGCCCCGAGCCCCCGCCGtgcccggagccgccgcggccGCTGCCCTGCCTGGACCCCGCTCCGCACCCGCAGCAGGACGGCGCCGTGGCCTACGACCGGGTGCGCACCTACGGGCCGGGCTGCCGCCGgctcagcacctcctgctcctcccggGCCGCCTCGCCGCTGGACTGCGGGCACGGCTGCGACCCGCCACAG GGCACCATCCGCAGGATCATTATCGAGAACCCGGATCAG GAGCCATTATCCCCTTTTCTTAGAGGGGCCAGTTTCTCTCCTGGAAATAATGTCATCTATGAAAAAACAATAAGAAAATATGAGCTATTAAATCCCCTCCAA GAGCGGCAGTTCCCGCTGTGCCCGCCGGAGCCGTGCCCGCCGCCCCcggtgctgcagcagtgccagcaaacACAGACGGGCAGTCCCTGCGAGCTGTGCCCGGGCCCCGGGAGTGACGAGTGCCGGGGACACCCCGTGAGGAGGGGCACGGCCCCCCCCGAGCTG GTGAGCTGCCCCCAGGAACGCCCCGAGCAGCTGGACTGTCGCTTCtttggggagctgctggccgAGCTGCACCGCAAGAGCAATGACCTGtacagctgcctgctgcagcacgTGGAGAAGATTGGGACAAG GAACCACGACATCGAATTCACGTGCCAG ACCGAAGATATTGAAGAATTAATTCCCAAAGGACTGTCTGAGGCAACAAAGCAGCAGATTCGTTATCTCCTGCAG ATGAGAGCAACATCGGACAAATCCCTGAGACTTGTGCTTTCCACCTTCAAGAACCTGCGGGAGGAGCTCTGCCACCTGCAGGATGACCTGGGG AAGCTGGAAACTGACAATGTCTTGCTGAAGAAGGATTTGGCTTTTAAGGATTGCCAAGTGAAAGAATATGAAGCAATGCTGGCCTCTCTGAGGGAGAACAACCGTCAGCAGCAG CaagggctcagggacagcactgccaaatGCCGCTcgctggaggagcagctcctgtccctgcgGCTCAGCGAGGGGGACAAGGACTgccagctgaaggagctggagtACAGCAAGAgggccctggagcaggagatcCAGAGCCTCAAGCTGCAG agctgctccagcccgaCGCTGCAGACCACGACGGACGAGCTGTCCAGCCGCTACGTGGAGATGATCAACAACCTCAGggaggacaaggacagggagatCCGCAGCCTCAGG tcccagctgtgccagttCCAGCAGGACATAACCAGGAGAGAGGGGAGCAACAGCGACTTGCAAATGAGGCTGCACGAACTGACATCGCTGCTGGAGGACAAAGAGGCTTTTATTAAACAACAGCAAGAG GAGCTCTTCAGACTGAAGCATGACAAGTTTTCAGGCAGCCAGTCCCCTGGGGTGACAGCCATCATCACTAAAAA GTACAGGAATCAGTATCCTATTCTGGGTCTCCTGTCTGATGACTACAAGGTCACATCACCGGTCAATAAATCACAAACGATTGTAATTGAGAGGACTGGAGAGATCTGGAAACAT GAATGA